The DNA region AAGATCAGTGCCGTTGCCGAGCAGGTCGGATATAAAGACATCCATTCCTTCAACAGGGTATTCAAACGGAGCATGGGGCTTACACCGGGACAATACCGTAAAGAGGCTCGTCTCTCCATGGAGACCCGGCTACTGATGGACCCTTTTTAAAAGTAAAAAGTAAAGTTCTTGGCGTAACCACGGTGGCAGCGGTCTTAAAGGGCTCGCACGCTCCCTGATTTTTTCAACATGGCGACCGTGTTTATGTTTCACTGCATCACAATATACGGGCTTATGTAACGCAATCAGAGCGGAAAAATGTCGCATGCAATAGGCGTCACTTCCGCTCTGATTGGAAATGCCTTTTTCTATTCCCCGCGGGATTCGTGGATCTCCCCATCCTGTTTCAAGATTTGAGATTCCCACGTGTAATTGCTCATATGTTGGTGGTTATCCCGATGTTTCTTCTGTAAAGTAACCCGCATGTTCCCGAGCCCAATCGGAGAACGTTCTGGCAGGTGTGCCGGTAACCTGCTCCACTGTGAGGTTGACGGTATAGGCCTCGACCGGCGGATGCTTATGCCAATTGATGACGTAGTCAATAATCTCTTCCTCTACGCCCAGCTTTGCCATGCGTGCACGCTCCTCTGCCTCCGTTATTTGTACGAACCGGATGTCCTTACCAATGGCTTTGCTCAGAATGCCGACTTTCTGCGGGACGATTAGTACCTCCGGTCCGGTGAGCGTATATGTTTTACCTGCATGACCGTCTCTCGTCAGGGCCGCGGCTGCGACACGAGCCACGTCGCCTTCATGGACAGAAGCCTGCAAAGAATCCCCGAAGAGATCCCGAACGACTCCTTCCGTTTGAATGGACTCCTTCCAACTCAACACATTGGACATAAAGTCCACCGGCTGCAGCTGGGTCCACTCCAAGTCGCTAGCTTCAACGGCCTGCTCAACCGTTCCCTTCCTTCCATCCCACAGGACGGTCACGCGCTTTACGCCGGCTTTCTCAGCCATCCGTATGATTTCATCTCCTGTCGTAAGCGGAATATAACCTGCCCCGGTCGTTATTAAGTGCAGTGCGGTTACGCCTCGAAGCGCTGGACCCAGCGTTGCCGGTTCGCTAAGATCACCTGCGAACACTTCAACCTCCGAAGGAAATTTAGCCGAAGCCGGATTCCGGGTCAGCGCCCTTAGGCGGTGCCCCTCCTTCAACAGCTCTTGGATAAGTTGACGGCCTACTCTTCCCGTCGCCCCCGTAACTAAAATAGTCATAGTAAATCCTCCTTTAATATTCTATTTAATGACTTGTTTGTAACTCCCAATCAAAATGTCACCAGCATCCTGCTCCCTTTAGAACCGTTTTGCCTCCATGACGACCTTCCGCATCCCTTCTTCGATAATGGATGCCCCCTGGTCGGGAAACTGATGGTGTCCTTCGATAACGACGGTCGAAATATTCGTTATCCCGAAAAAATTCAAATGACGCTTAACGAAATGGACGGCCATTTCGAACGGGCTATCCTCCCCGTATACGCCTCCCCGTGCATTCAGCAGCACTGCTCTTTTATCCGACAATAATCCAACAGGTCCTGCCTCCGTGTATCTGAACGTTTTACCGGGAAGATGCATGAGGTCCAGGTACGCATGGAGAACGGAAGGCACGGTCAGATTCCACAGCGGGAACGCCATGACGATTTTGTCGGCGGAAGTGAACTGCTCCAAATGCTTCTCCACAATGGATCGGATCTGCTTTTCTTTTCCGCTCAGCTCCTTCCCGGTGGCCGATTTGTAATTCGCCTGGATCATATCCCACCCCAGCAGCGGCAGTTCCTGCTCGTGCAAATGAACCTCGACAACCGTGTCCTCCGCATGCGTCTCCTTGTAATGCTTTAAAAAGGCTTCATACATTTTGACGCTGACGGACTCTTCCGCCGGACGATCATTGGCTTTGACAAATAATACGGTACTCATCCTTGTGTCCCTCCGGTATCTAAATTAGTGTGCAATCCTTGAAGTGCTTACCTCTATTTAATCGAAAAATCCGGAGCGGAACGTCCGGCACTGGTCGAATCCTGACATACAAAAAAGGCCTTATCCGAAGATAAGACCTTACTCTACGACCTTGGTCGCAGAAGGATTACGCCTTAAACCATCCATTTTTGATTGCGTGCAGCGCGGCTTGGGTCCGATCCTGGACCTCCATTTTTCCGAGGATATGCGTTATATGCGTCTTGACCGTCTTCTCGGTAATATGCAATGCAGCTGCAATTTCCTTGTTACTTCGCCCCATGGTAATCTGCTCCAGCACATCCCGTTCGCGGGCGGTCAGGATGTGAATGCCTTTGGGCGCTCCGTCGTCTGTTGCCACATGGGCGATCAGCTGATTCGTTACTTGCGGATGGAGCGTGCGGCTTCCGTTCATCGCCGCGATGATCGTCTCAACCAGCACTTTCGGCTCGATATCCTTGAGCTGGTACCCGATCGCTCCTGCTTTTATCGCCGGCAGAACAGAATCACGGTCGGCAAAGCTGGTAAGCATAATGACCTTCATCTTGGGAAACCGGGCCATAATTTGCTTCGTCGCTTCAATGCCGTCCATTTCCGGCATCACCAGATCCATCAGAATTACGTCAGGCTGCAGCAGCTCTGCCTTCTCCAGCGCCTCAAGCCCGTTCAACGCCTGGTCCACGATTTCGATCATGGGCTGCGTCTGCAGGAAATATCGCAAACCTCGTAATACTACCAGATGATCATCCACAATTAATACCTTTATCTTATTCATCCGTACCCTCTTTCCTGGCCGGTAGAGGAACCGTTACCGTAAGGACGGTCCCCATGCCTTCCTCACTGCTGATATTCAAAGTGCCGTTGATTTCCTCAGCTCTCTCCTTCATGCTGGTGAGCCCAAGCGAGCGATGCCTTTTCTCGGTTCCCCCCGGGTTGAACCCCCGTCCTTGGTCCGAGATTTTCATGAATATATTGGATCCCTCCCGCGCAATCCGGATCCAGGCGCGATTCGTGCCTGCATGCTTGCTGATATTGTTAAGCGCCTCCTGACCGATCCGATACAGCGCCTCTTCCACTTTCTTCGCCAGCTCGGGAGGCTCCTTCATGAGGAAGATGAGCTGGATGTTCAGCTTTTCGGCATATTCCTTCAGGGATGACAAGATCCCCCTTGCTTCCCCGTACGGACGAAGCTGCCAAATTAGCGAGCGCATTTCGGATAGCGTCTCTTGGGCTAACTGCCCGATATCGTGGATCGCTTCTGCCGTATGCGGATCCTCGTTCAGCATTTGCTCACGAACCCCTTGCGCTAGCAGCGATAAGGAGAATAGCTTCTGATTGACCGAATCATGGAGATCGCGGGCAAGGCGATTACGCTCCTCAACCAGCAGCAATTCCTGCCATTCGTAATAAATGCAGATCTTCTCTAGCGCAAGTGAAATATGCTCGGCGAGCATCTCGAGAATTTCCATTTCCAGCGCGCTGAACGGCTCGTTATCCCGCCCGATGAACAGCACGCCTATGGATTCCTTGGTATGAAATGTGCGCTCCTGGTAGGTTAACGGCAGGGCTGCCGAATGGGGATGGGGCCCAATACCAGGCAGAACCCGTACAGGGCCTTCATGAGCTATGCCCCGCTGCTCAGCGAAGGCGCGATGGATGATTCCTCCATCTTTCCCGGACTTTCGAGAGCTTTTACGGACCGGTTTCATGGAATTGTTCGTCACCCCATGATGATAAACGGTGTGCAGGTAAAGCTCATGATCTTTCTCGACCGAAATCAAGGCGACGCTCGGCCAGCCGAAGGAGGCACCCAGCTGCTCGACGATCGCCGTATACATTCGATTTAAATCGTTGATCTTCCAAAGATATCTGGTCACTCTCGTTGCTTTCGCATAGTAATCAACGATGAAGCGGGCAACGCTATCCACCGCCTGCTTCTCCCTTAGTTCATACAATCTGGTCCGCTCGACTGCGGTTCCGATCTGGTAAGCGACCGATTGCAGCAGCGCAAGCTCGCTTTCCGAGAAGTGCTCTTTGCCTGGAGAACCCACATTGAGAATCCCGATCCGGTTGCCTTGAACTGTCAGAGGGATCGTCGCATGGTGCGTTAGTTGATGGGTCTCCCCCCAATTCTCTTTAATAGCATTATGCAGCCGCTCACACTCAATAATCGTAACCGGCTCCGTCAGGCTGCCGGACCAGTACATTCGAAGGCATAGACAGTCGCCGCAGCGCATAGGCTTCTTCCCCTCCCAAGTTAAGGCAGGGGGCAGACGACGGTCTGCCATCATGCTGTACTCCGGTTTATCGCCGGCCAGAAACAGCCAGCCCGTCTCAAGCTGAGTCAAATCCAGCAGCTTCTCAAGCGTAGTCTGCAGCATTTGGAGCATGTCGCTGCTTTGGTTGAGCGTCTCTGCGATGGTCTTTAAGATCGTAAGCTCTCTTACATGCTGCTCCCGATGCTCTAACATAAAGGCCACACCTCATCTATCGTAAAATGGTAACCTGCGGAAAATTAGGATCATTTCATTGGAATCCGAAAAGAAGGAAGCTTCATTATTGACGGCGAAATTGTATGGGGAACGTGAGGATTATCTGCGAGTCAGCCATCATTTTCAAAATAAGGAGCCACAGGCAATGACAACCTCAAGCAATAATCAAAGGACATGCAGCCAGGGCCACACTTACTATAAAAGCAGCGATTGTCCGACCTGTCCTATCTGCGAGCAGGAGCAACGGCCTGAAAGCGGATTTCTCTCCATGCTCTCGGCACCTGCAAGACGGGCCTTGGAGAACCACGGAATCACGACCTTGGAGGAGCTGTCGAATTACAGCGAGAAGGAAATTTTGAAGCTTCACGGGATGGGCCCCGCTTCGATGCCGAAGCTGCGAACAGCTTTGGAAGCTGGCGGGTTATCGTTCAAAAAGCAGGCATAGGGAGAACGGCACCCTGATATTCTTTGCCTGCATGCCGATCGTGGGATCATCGATGCTCGATCCCTTTCAATTGGGCTCAACTAACAGAGCCCTTTTTCTTATGCCTGATCCGAGCCTACTCCAGCTGCTTCTCCAGCATGACTTCATCTTCCTTGACGAAGCCGGATTTCTCGTAAGCCCGGATCGCCGCGTCATTATCGCAGCCGGTCAGCACTTTAATCGTAGACACGCCCTGAGAACGCAGCTGCTCTTCAATGCATTCGAGCATCATCCCTGCAAGCCCCATCCCCCGGACCTGTTCCTGGACGTACATTTCCGTAATCTCCCCCAGCAGCTCCTCATAGCAGAACGACGTATAGGTCTGCGCGCAAGCAAAGCCGACCGGCTCATCGTTCAGCAGGGCAATCACGACGATCTCGTCTCCATGCTGCAAGCGCCTCTCCACAATGGCGACCGGCATTCTTCCCCCATTAAATTCATCGTTTAAGCTCACCAGTGCCGGCGCATCCGAGCTTGTGGCCAAACGCACCTTGGGTACTCGATTCATGAAATCCGATCCCAACCTTTCCCGAAGTCTTCTGGATGCAAGAATCCTTATTAGTATACCATCATTATCCAATCCCGCCCACGAGTGGTCCTTTCGTATTAACGGCTGCATAAAAAAGGTCCCTGCTGCATCAGTCAGCAAGGACCTTCATTGTCCATGATCTTTGGTTATATTGCGGTTACCGAAAACATCAAACCGGAATACAGCAGGATAACGGCAGCCAACCCGCTGAGCAGTCCCTCGAGGGCACTCCGGTTTTTGCGAAAAGCCCGAATCACGTTCCATAGCAGCACCAGGCCGATCCCCAGACTAACGATCCCGTACCAGCTCCAGGCAAATGTAAGCGAACCGGATGCATACCCCGGGTGAAACCATTCAAAGGTGGGGGCCGGTCCGTATACGACGAGCGTATCGGCAACCTCGTGCGGCGCCGGCTGCTGGTTCATGTATCCGGTCACGATATACACCAGTCCGATCAAGATGCTTTCACTCTTCGCCCAGCGTTCAGGCCGGAAGGCTTTGTCGCGGTTCAACCTCCGCTTCACCAGATACCCGTTAACGAATCCGAACACGAGCAGTGGCAGAATCAGGATATGCTTGACCAGCAGCGCTTGCCCGTAAGATAAAGCCCAGCTGTTTACTGGTTCCGGTGTGACGCCTGTCATCAGAAACAGACCGGAGCCGATGACGATGATGACGCAAATGATCGCCATCGGGTGGAACCATCTCAGAAAGGCGTCCCACCGGTTCAGCTCCTTGCCGAACCATCCCGCAAGCAGCAAGGTGCCCGACCATATCGCCATGGCCGTAAAATGCCCGAAGAAGGCGAGCTGCCCGACGCTTTCGAACAACGATGCCGCATGATTAAAAGAGGACATCGCCGCCGCTATGCCAAGCAGTGCAGCCGGCATCAGCCAGCGGAGCATAGAGCCGGGGTTCCGCCGCACGGTTACCGTAAGCACAGCCATGACAATGGAAAGCACCAATATCCATGCATAGTGCTCGCCTTCACTGAATTTGAACATGATGCTGTTGAAGGACTGCCAGAATCCGATGTCATCCTTAAAGAACATAATGATCTTGAGAAGCGGGATGAAGCTGCAGGCCGCCACCGTAATGGAGGCAGCCGGTCCCAGCCAGGCGGGAACGGAAAGGCCAGGCGTGCTGCTTCTTGGAATCAGCGCCATGACGGTCAGTCCTGCAAGGAGAGCATAGGCGAAATACAGCAGCGGTTCGGTTATCCAATAGTAAGACATTATTTTCTCTTGCGCGAAGCTCTAATAGCGAAATAGGCAGCAATGAATACTACGATAACAACGACTACAATCCAAA from Paenibacillus ihbetae includes:
- a CDS encoding copper resistance D family protein is translated as MSYYWITEPLLYFAYALLAGLTVMALIPRSSTPGLSVPAWLGPAASITVAACSFIPLLKIIMFFKDDIGFWQSFNSIMFKFSEGEHYAWILVLSIVMAVLTVTVRRNPGSMLRWLMPAALLGIAAAMSSFNHAASLFESVGQLAFFGHFTAMAIWSGTLLLAGWFGKELNRWDAFLRWFHPMAIICVIIVIGSGLFLMTGVTPEPVNSWALSYGQALLVKHILILPLLVFGFVNGYLVKRRLNRDKAFRPERWAKSESILIGLVYIVTGYMNQQPAPHEVADTLVVYGPAPTFEWFHPGYASGSLTFAWSWYGIVSLGIGLVLLWNVIRAFRKNRSALEGLLSGLAAVILLYSGLMFSVTAI
- a CDS encoding NAD(P)H-binding protein, which gives rise to MTILVTGATGRVGRQLIQELLKEGHRLRALTRNPASAKFPSEVEVFAGDLSEPATLGPALRGVTALHLITTGAGYIPLTTGDEIIRMAEKAGVKRVTVLWDGRKGTVEQAVEASDLEWTQLQPVDFMSNVLSWKESIQTEGVVRDLFGDSLQASVHEGDVARVAAAALTRDGHAGKTYTLTGPEVLIVPQKVGILSKAIGKDIRFVQITEAEERARMAKLGVEEEIIDYVINWHKHPPVEAYTVNLTVEQVTGTPARTFSDWAREHAGYFTEETSG
- a CDS encoding GNAT family N-acetyltransferase, with protein sequence MNRVPKVRLATSSDAPALVSLNDEFNGGRMPVAIVERRLQHGDEIVVIALLNDEPVGFACAQTYTSFCYEELLGEITEMYVQEQVRGMGLAGMMLECIEEQLRSQGVSTIKVLTGCDNDAAIRAYEKSGFVKEDEVMLEKQLE
- a CDS encoding RNA polymerase alpha subunit C-terminal domain-containing protein, which codes for MTTSSNNQRTCSQGHTYYKSSDCPTCPICEQEQRPESGFLSMLSAPARRALENHGITTLEELSNYSEKEILKLHGMGPASMPKLRTALEAGGLSFKKQA
- a CDS encoding response regulator; protein product: MNKIKVLIVDDHLVVLRGLRYFLQTQPMIEIVDQALNGLEALEKAELLQPDVILMDLVMPEMDGIEATKQIMARFPKMKVIMLTSFADRDSVLPAIKAGAIGYQLKDIEPKVLVETIIAAMNGSRTLHPQVTNQLIAHVATDDGAPKGIHILTARERDVLEQITMGRSNKEIAAALHITEKTVKTHITHILGKMEVQDRTQAALHAIKNGWFKA
- a CDS encoding FMN-dependent NADH-azoreductase yields the protein MSTVLFVKANDRPAEESVSVKMYEAFLKHYKETHAEDTVVEVHLHEQELPLLGWDMIQANYKSATGKELSGKEKQIRSIVEKHLEQFTSADKIVMAFPLWNLTVPSVLHAYLDLMHLPGKTFRYTEAGPVGLLSDKRAVLLNARGGVYGEDSPFEMAVHFVKRHLNFFGITNISTVVIEGHHQFPDQGASIIEEGMRKVVMEAKRF
- a CDS encoding GAF domain-containing sensor histidine kinase — encoded protein: MLEHREQHVRELTILKTIAETLNQSSDMLQMLQTTLEKLLDLTQLETGWLFLAGDKPEYSMMADRRLPPALTWEGKKPMRCGDCLCLRMYWSGSLTEPVTIIECERLHNAIKENWGETHQLTHHATIPLTVQGNRIGILNVGSPGKEHFSESELALLQSVAYQIGTAVERTRLYELREKQAVDSVARFIVDYYAKATRVTRYLWKINDLNRMYTAIVEQLGASFGWPSVALISVEKDHELYLHTVYHHGVTNNSMKPVRKSSRKSGKDGGIIHRAFAEQRGIAHEGPVRVLPGIGPHPHSAALPLTYQERTFHTKESIGVLFIGRDNEPFSALEMEILEMLAEHISLALEKICIYYEWQELLLVEERNRLARDLHDSVNQKLFSLSLLAQGVREQMLNEDPHTAEAIHDIGQLAQETLSEMRSLIWQLRPYGEARGILSSLKEYAEKLNIQLIFLMKEPPELAKKVEEALYRIGQEALNNISKHAGTNRAWIRIAREGSNIFMKISDQGRGFNPGGTEKRHRSLGLTSMKERAEEINGTLNISSEEGMGTVLTVTVPLPARKEGTDE